One Euphorbia lathyris chromosome 1, ddEupLath1.1, whole genome shotgun sequence DNA segment encodes these proteins:
- the LOC136216094 gene encoding expansin-A23-like, producing MTGSETMQGACGYGDLFKQGYGLETAALSTALFNNGGICGACFEIMCVNDPQWCIPNAGTIKITATNFCPPNYSKPDGNWCNPPQQHFDLSMPMFTKIAIYRAGIIPVKYRRISCSKQGGIKFEIKGNPYWILVLLYNVGGAGDVTNVKIRGSKTNGWLQMSRNWGQNWQTGSNLVGQSLSFQVTVSDGKTLEFDNVADSNWEFGNSYDGKFNF from the exons ATGACTGGATCTGAAACAATGC AAGGAGCATGTGGGTATGGAGATCTGTTCAAACAAGGATATGGATTAGAAACAGCAGCCTTAAGCACAGCACTTTTCAACAATGGTGGAATTTGTGGAGCCTGTTTTGAGATAATGTGTGTAAATGATCCACAATGGTGCATACCAAATGCTGGGACTATTAAAATTACTGCCACAAATTTTTGTCCACCAAATTACTCAAAACCAGATGGGAATTGGTGCAATCCACCCCAACAACATTTTGATTTATCCATGCCTATGTTTACTAAAATTGCTATCTACAGAGCTGGAATTATACCTGTCAAATATCGCAGAATTTCGTGCTCCAAACAAGGTGGAATTAAATTTGAGATTAAGGGCAATCCTTACTGGATTCTTGTGTTATTGTACAATGTTGGAGGGGCTGGAGATGTTACTAATGTCAAAATTAGAGGTTCAAAAACTAATGGATGGCTTCAAATGTCCAGAAATTGGGGCCAAAATTGGCAGACTGGAAGTAATTTGGTAGGCCAAAGTTTGTCTTTCCAAGTGACTGTTAGTGATGGCAAAACATTGGAGTTTGATAATGTTGCTGATTCTAATTGGGAATTTGGAAATTCTTATGATggaaaattcaatttttag